Proteins encoded in a region of the Paucibacter sediminis genome:
- a CDS encoding SDR family oxidoreductase, with protein sequence MSKALVIGASRGIGLEFVRQYRAAGAQVVATARSEEGLARLRELGASALRLDVADTASAAGLAWQIDGHQFDEVVIVAGVYGPRIAGLQTPSEADFDAVMHTNVLGPMRVLPQLSEALAPGARLAIISSRMGSIGLRSSGSGWLYRASKAAVNSVLKDASLLLQDQAICISLHPGWVRTEMGGEGADIDVATSVAGMRTVLATLKPAHNGGFFNYDGQALAW encoded by the coding sequence ATGAGCAAGGCCCTGGTCATCGGCGCTTCGCGGGGCATAGGCCTCGAGTTCGTGCGCCAGTACCGCGCCGCCGGTGCCCAGGTGGTGGCCACGGCCCGCAGCGAGGAGGGCCTGGCGCGCCTGCGCGAGCTGGGCGCCAGCGCGCTCCGGCTCGATGTGGCCGACACGGCCAGCGCTGCCGGCCTGGCTTGGCAGATCGACGGCCACCAGTTCGACGAGGTCGTCATCGTGGCCGGTGTCTACGGGCCGCGCATCGCCGGCCTGCAGACGCCCAGCGAGGCCGACTTTGATGCGGTGATGCACACCAATGTGCTGGGGCCCATGCGCGTGCTGCCGCAGCTGAGCGAGGCACTCGCGCCGGGCGCCAGGCTGGCCATCATCTCCTCGCGCATGGGCTCCATCGGCCTGCGCAGCAGCGGCAGCGGCTGGCTCTATCGCGCCTCCAAGGCGGCGGTGAATTCGGTGCTCAAGGACGCCTCGCTGCTGCTGCAGGACCAGGCCATCTGCATCAGCCTGCACCCCGGCTGGGTGCGCACCGAGATGGGCGGCGAAGGCGCCGACATCGATGTGGCCACCAGCGTGGCCGGCATGCGCACCGTGCTGGCCACCCTCAAGCCCGCCCACAACGGCGGCTTTTTCAATTACGACGGCCAAGCCCTGGCCTGGTGA
- a CDS encoding acyl-CoA dehydrogenase family protein — MLLSDDHRAVQDAVRAFVQDQIAPKAAEWDKSHHFPAAELKGLAELGCYGVAVPTEYDGAGLDYLALAIILEEIGAGDGATSTVVSVNNCPVCSILMAFANEEQKQRFLKPLARGEMLGAFCLTEPHVGSEAGGLKTTAVRDGDHYVLNGVKQFITSGKNGDVAIVMAVTDKAAGKKGISAFLVPTNTPGYVVARIEDKMGQHASDTAQILFENCRIPAANLLGEEGQGLKIALSGLEGGRIGIASQAVGMARAAFEAALKYSKERSSFGQPIFNHQAIQFKLADMATQIEAARQLIWHAASLKDAGQPCLKQAAMAKLFATEMAERVCSDAIQVHGGYGYVSDFPVERIYRDVRVCQIYEGTSEVQKILIGRALG; from the coding sequence ATGCTTTTGAGTGACGACCATCGCGCGGTGCAAGACGCCGTGCGCGCCTTTGTGCAGGACCAGATTGCCCCCAAGGCAGCCGAATGGGACAAGAGCCACCATTTCCCGGCCGCCGAACTCAAGGGCCTGGCGGAGCTGGGTTGCTATGGCGTGGCCGTGCCCACCGAGTACGACGGCGCGGGCCTGGACTATCTGGCGCTTGCCATCATCCTGGAAGAGATCGGCGCCGGCGACGGCGCCACCTCCACCGTGGTGAGCGTCAACAACTGCCCGGTCTGTTCGATCCTGATGGCCTTCGCCAACGAGGAACAGAAGCAGCGCTTCCTCAAGCCCCTGGCGCGCGGTGAGATGCTGGGCGCCTTCTGCCTCACCGAGCCGCATGTGGGTTCGGAGGCGGGCGGGCTCAAGACCACCGCGGTGCGTGACGGCGATCACTATGTGCTCAACGGCGTCAAGCAGTTCATCACCAGCGGCAAGAACGGCGACGTGGCCATCGTGATGGCCGTCACCGACAAGGCCGCCGGCAAGAAGGGCATCAGCGCCTTCCTCGTGCCCACCAACACGCCCGGTTATGTGGTGGCGCGCATCGAGGACAAGATGGGCCAGCATGCCAGCGACACGGCGCAGATCCTGTTCGAGAACTGCCGCATCCCGGCCGCCAATCTGCTGGGCGAGGAGGGCCAGGGCCTGAAGATCGCGCTCTCGGGTCTGGAGGGCGGCCGCATCGGCATTGCCTCGCAGGCGGTGGGCATGGCGCGCGCGGCCTTCGAGGCGGCGCTCAAGTACAGCAAGGAGCGCAGCTCCTTCGGCCAGCCCATCTTCAACCACCAGGCGATCCAGTTCAAGCTCGCCGACATGGCCACCCAGATCGAGGCCGCGCGCCAGTTGATCTGGCATGCCGCCAGCCTCAAGGACGCCGGCCAGCCCTGTCTCAAGCAGGCGGCGATGGCCAAACTCTTTGCCACCGAGATGGCCGAGCGCGTCTGCTCGGACGCCATCCAGGTGCATGGCGGCTACGGCTATGTGAGCGACTTCCCGGTCGAGCGCATCTACCGCGATGTGCGCGTGTGCCAGATCTACGAGGGCACCTCCGAAGTGCAGAAGATCCTCATCGGCCGCGCCCTGGGCTGA
- a CDS encoding DNRLRE domain-containing protein — protein MSTTCKPLPSPIAAAIACALFSLSAHALDAPLAADAHISSAMPAANFGAVTTLNVGAGALGLLRFDLSTLPAATTAAKVVSARLLLYVNRVGSAGAIDVTPAFSAWSEATVTSATAPVLGAPTASGVPVSTANQFINVDLTALVKQWVNNPGSNYGLALTPALAAPATVAFFDSKENTATAHVARLDITLSDQGPIGPMGPAGATGPQGPMGLPGPTGAQGQAGAQGPVGATGPQGPTGVVSIGAWNGQTTQTVLSNTAYTAIGPSVSLTTTAGQRISASGSWTFVPTASNSVRVDICYRSSGGTTVQSPGVGYKVIPVTANVHALAAVSTSFVPGAGSWVIGPCVRQNSGANTLNTTTDDWSTGWAMVSN, from the coding sequence ATGAGCACCACCTGCAAGCCGCTGCCCAGCCCGATCGCCGCCGCGATCGCATGCGCCCTGTTCAGCCTCAGCGCCCACGCGCTCGATGCCCCGCTGGCCGCGGACGCGCACATCAGCAGCGCCATGCCGGCGGCCAATTTCGGTGCCGTGACGACGCTCAACGTCGGGGCGGGCGCGCTGGGCCTGCTGCGCTTCGACCTGTCGACGCTGCCGGCCGCCACCACCGCGGCCAAGGTGGTGTCGGCCCGCCTGCTGCTCTACGTCAACCGCGTTGGCAGCGCCGGCGCGATCGATGTGACGCCGGCCTTCTCGGCCTGGAGCGAGGCCACCGTGACCAGCGCAACGGCCCCGGTGCTGGGCGCGCCGACGGCATCCGGCGTGCCGGTCTCCACGGCCAACCAGTTCATCAACGTGGACCTCACGGCCCTGGTCAAGCAATGGGTCAACAACCCGGGCTCCAACTACGGCCTGGCCCTGACGCCCGCGCTCGCGGCACCGGCCACGGTGGCCTTCTTCGACAGCAAGGAGAACACCGCCACGGCGCATGTGGCGCGGCTGGACATCACGCTGTCCGACCAGGGGCCGATCGGCCCGATGGGTCCGGCCGGTGCGACGGGGCCGCAGGGGCCCATGGGCCTGCCGGGGCCGACCGGCGCGCAGGGGCAGGCCGGAGCGCAGGGCCCGGTAGGCGCCACCGGGCCGCAGGGGCCCACGGGGGTGGTCAGCATCGGCGCCTGGAACGGCCAGACGACGCAGACCGTGCTCAGCAACACGGCCTATACCGCCATCGGGCCGAGCGTCAGCTTGACGACGACGGCCGGCCAGCGCATCTCCGCCAGCGGCTCATGGACCTTCGTGCCGACCGCCAGCAACAGCGTGCGCGTCGACATCTGCTATCGGTCCAGCGGCGGCACAACCGTGCAGTCACCCGGCGTCGGCTACAAGGTGATTCCGGTGACGGCGAACGTGCACGCGCTGGCGGCCGTCAGCACCAGCTTTGTGCCCGGTGCAGGCAGCTGGGTGATCGGCCCCTGCGTGCGCCAGAACAGCGGCGCCAACACGCTCAACACCACCACCGACGACTGGAGCACCGGCTGGGCCATGGTCAGCAACTGA
- a CDS encoding DVUA0089 family protein: MYKPRRPSATAAMGAMSALLLSLALLAGPARATSFSFSGSFSSDDQLAVFNILLPAPGELQLLTLSYSGGSNAAGETIAPGGFAPVLTLFDATGSQIGGNVGSSNTCGISFCWDASYSLPGAPAGQYLLVLSQDGNNPVGQLADGFSMSGQPHYTAQYAGLPDDPSLHFIQVDGTQRSGHWALDLRLDGEVSAVPEPGAGALLAAGLALLAALRRRRRGPAAGSTPALALLHQEPS, from the coding sequence ATGTACAAGCCACGCAGACCTTCCGCCACCGCGGCCATGGGCGCCATGAGCGCCCTGCTGCTGAGCCTGGCCTTGCTCGCCGGGCCGGCGCGAGCCACCAGCTTCTCCTTCAGCGGCAGCTTCAGCAGCGACGATCAGCTCGCGGTCTTCAACATCCTGCTGCCCGCGCCGGGCGAGCTCCAGCTGCTGACCCTGTCCTATTCGGGCGGCAGCAACGCCGCCGGTGAGACGATCGCGCCGGGCGGCTTTGCGCCGGTGCTGACGCTGTTCGACGCCACGGGCAGCCAGATCGGCGGCAATGTCGGCTCGTCCAATACCTGCGGCATCAGCTTCTGCTGGGATGCGAGCTACAGCCTGCCGGGTGCGCCGGCCGGGCAATACCTGTTGGTGCTCTCGCAGGATGGCAACAACCCGGTCGGGCAGTTGGCCGACGGCTTCTCGATGAGCGGGCAGCCGCATTACACGGCGCAGTACGCGGGCCTGCCGGACGACCCGAGCCTGCACTTCATCCAGGTCGACGGCACGCAGCGCAGCGGCCACTGGGCGCTGGACCTGCGCCTGGATGGCGAGGTCAGCGCCGTGCCCGAACCGGGCGCCGGCGCCTTGCTGGCGGCCGGCCTGGCGTTGCTGGCGGCGCTGCGGCGTCGCCGGCGCGGCCCAGCCGCAGGATCCACCCCCGCCCTCGCCCTTCTTCACCAGGAGCCGTCATGA
- a CDS encoding 2-hydroxychromene-2-carboxylate isomerase: protein MPASSGLARQHAPIQFYFDFSSPYSYIASEWIDAVAARHGRRVQWHAILLGVLFQAAELKPPVAYPLKRDYALRDFERSAHFAGLPYRQPGAFPIATQHAARVFWWLHESQGHDAAVAWAHAGLRAYFTRGVALNDVVALKALAGESGLDAAAAEAAWGDERWKQRLKAENEAALAAGVFGAPYCIVDGEPFWGQDRQAQIERWLASGPFKRV from the coding sequence TTGCCAGCATCGTCCGGGCTCGCCCGACAGCATGCGCCGATCCAGTTCTACTTCGACTTCTCCTCGCCCTATTCCTACATCGCGTCGGAGTGGATCGACGCCGTGGCGGCGCGCCATGGCCGGCGCGTGCAATGGCACGCCATCCTGCTGGGCGTGCTGTTCCAGGCGGCGGAGTTGAAACCGCCGGTCGCCTATCCGCTCAAGCGCGACTACGCGCTGCGCGACTTCGAGCGTTCGGCGCATTTCGCCGGCCTGCCCTATCGGCAGCCCGGCGCCTTCCCGATTGCCACACAGCATGCCGCCCGCGTGTTCTGGTGGCTGCACGAGAGCCAGGGGCACGATGCCGCGGTGGCCTGGGCCCATGCCGGGCTGCGCGCCTATTTCACGCGCGGCGTGGCGCTCAACGACGTGGTGGCGCTCAAGGCCCTGGCGGGCGAGAGCGGGCTGGATGCCGCTGCCGCCGAGGCGGCCTGGGGCGATGAGCGCTGGAAGCAGCGACTCAAGGCCGAGAACGAGGCCGCGCTGGCGGCCGGCGTGTTCGGCGCACCCTACTGCATCGTCGACGGCGAGCCCTTCTGGGGCCAGGACCGCCAGGCGCAGATCGAGCGCTGGCTGGCCAGCGGGCCGTTCAAGCGCGTCTGA
- a CDS encoding MFS transporter: protein MKTPNAFRFTLLQASERRVALLVLCQALFVCASAIGLTLTGLVGSMLAPSRALATLPYALVTVATALSTVPVSLLARRWGRPRVFQLGALAGACGGALASWAIVRNDFLLFCTANLALGAFAASAQFYRFAATEAASATFKAQAIGWVTGGGVLAAVLGPTLAALAREAVPGHSFAGSYLAVVALALLSILVLSRLRGGTAAPVLAAGAPTPLLQLLHRPAFLVAACGCAVGAASMMFVMTATPLAVVGCGLPVTVAAGVIQWHLMSMYAPGFFSGRLIARWGVTRALWLGSAAMAGGSLVALSGQSAWQFGLALMLNGAGWNFMFVGGSALLAETFAHDSLADRTRAQAANEFLVAAIVAIAAMASGWVFDGWGWGHVNGLIWPLLALAAGSALWLQRRQDLTLDLTKTRLRRA from the coding sequence ATGAAAACCCCCAACGCCTTCCGCTTCACCCTGTTGCAAGCCAGCGAGCGCCGCGTCGCCCTGCTGGTGCTGTGCCAGGCCCTGTTCGTGTGCGCCTCGGCCATCGGCCTCACGCTCACCGGCCTGGTGGGCAGCATGCTGGCACCGAGCCGCGCGCTGGCCACCCTGCCCTATGCGCTGGTGACGGTGGCCACGGCGCTGAGCACCGTCCCGGTCTCGCTGCTGGCTCGGCGCTGGGGCCGGCCGCGCGTGTTCCAGCTGGGGGCCCTGGCCGGCGCCTGCGGCGGTGCCCTGGCCAGTTGGGCCATCGTGCGCAATGACTTCCTGCTGTTCTGCACCGCGAATCTGGCGCTCGGCGCTTTTGCGGCCAGCGCGCAGTTCTACCGCTTCGCGGCCACCGAGGCAGCAAGCGCCACCTTCAAGGCCCAGGCCATCGGCTGGGTGACCGGCGGCGGCGTGCTGGCGGCCGTGCTGGGCCCCACCCTGGCGGCGCTGGCACGCGAGGCGGTGCCGGGCCACAGCTTTGCCGGCTCGTATCTCGCGGTGGTGGCGCTGGCCCTGCTCTCCATCCTGGTGCTGAGCCGGCTGCGCGGCGGCACGGCGGCCCCGGTGCTCGCCGCGGGCGCGCCCACACCGCTGCTGCAACTGCTGCACCGCCCGGCCTTTCTGGTGGCGGCATGCGGCTGCGCCGTGGGTGCCGCCAGCATGATGTTCGTGATGACGGCAACGCCTTTGGCGGTGGTGGGCTGCGGCCTGCCGGTGACGGTGGCCGCCGGCGTGATCCAGTGGCATTTGATGAGCATGTACGCGCCCGGCTTCTTCAGCGGCCGATTGATCGCCCGCTGGGGTGTGACGCGGGCGCTGTGGCTGGGCAGCGCGGCCATGGCCGGTGGCAGCCTGGTGGCCTTGAGCGGCCAGAGCGCCTGGCAGTTCGGCCTGGCCCTGATGCTCAATGGCGCCGGCTGGAACTTCATGTTCGTGGGTGGCAGTGCGCTGCTGGCCGAGACCTTTGCACACGACAGCCTGGCCGACCGCACACGCGCCCAGGCCGCCAACGAGTTCCTGGTCGCCGCCATCGTCGCCATCGCTGCGATGGCCTCGGGCTGGGTCTTCGACGGCTGGGGCTGGGGCCATGTCAACGGCCTGATCTGGCCCCTGCTGGCCCTGGCCGCGGGCAGCGCGCTGTGGCTGCAGCGGCGGCAAGACCTGACCCTGGACCTGACGAAGACGCGTCTCAGACGCGCTTGA
- a CDS encoding GlxA family transcriptional regulator, with protein MPEKTKTVLLVAYEGCQSLDVTGPWEVFSKANQFAQVAGQAAPPYLVVLASPEGGMVRCNSGLQLGPSTALAALRGPLDTVLVVGGNDGDLEGRDWAASLLPWLRKKAPQVRRMGSVCTGAFALAAAGLFDERRVTTHWRFCEQLARMYPRLRLEPDAIFVADPPFYSSAGISAGIDLALALVEADLGQPIALAVARHLVLYLRRPGGQSQYSAGLQAQAQAGGDRLADLLLWMVEHPERDLSVAALAERASMSERHFARLFLAETGQTPARFVEALRLERAKTHLERSVWPLERVAQKAGFGSVDSLQRSLRRHAGITPEQYRQRFSRQGA; from the coding sequence ATGCCAGAGAAAACCAAGACGGTGCTGCTGGTGGCCTACGAGGGCTGCCAGTCGCTGGACGTGACCGGGCCCTGGGAGGTCTTCAGCAAGGCCAATCAATTTGCCCAGGTGGCCGGGCAGGCAGCGCCGCCCTATCTCGTCGTGCTGGCTTCGCCCGAGGGTGGCATGGTGCGCTGCAATTCCGGCCTGCAGCTGGGCCCCAGCACCGCGCTGGCGGCGCTACGCGGCCCGCTCGACACCGTGCTGGTGGTGGGCGGCAACGATGGTGATCTGGAGGGGCGCGATTGGGCCGCCAGCCTGCTGCCCTGGCTGCGCAAAAAGGCGCCGCAGGTGCGGCGCATGGGCAGTGTCTGCACGGGGGCGTTTGCGCTCGCGGCGGCGGGGCTCTTCGACGAGCGCCGCGTCACCACGCACTGGCGGTTCTGCGAGCAGCTGGCGCGCATGTACCCGCGCCTGCGCCTGGAGCCCGACGCGATCTTCGTGGCCGACCCGCCCTTCTACAGCTCGGCCGGCATCTCGGCCGGCATCGACCTGGCCCTGGCCCTGGTGGAGGCCGATCTGGGCCAGCCGATCGCGCTCGCGGTGGCGCGCCATCTGGTGCTTTATCTGCGCCGCCCGGGCGGCCAGTCACAGTACTCTGCCGGCCTGCAGGCCCAGGCGCAGGCCGGCGGCGACCGCCTGGCCGACTTGCTGCTGTGGATGGTGGAGCACCCCGAGCGCGACCTCAGCGTGGCGGCCCTGGCCGAACGCGCCAGCATGAGCGAGCGCCATTTCGCGCGCCTCTTTCTGGCCGAGACCGGCCAGACCCCGGCGCGCTTTGTCGAGGCCTTGCGGCTGGAGCGCGCCAAAACCCATCTGGAGCGCAGCGTCTGGCCGCTCGAGCGCGTCGCGCAAAAAGCCGGCTTCGGCTCGGTGGACAGCCTGCAGCGCAGCCTGCGCCGGCATGCGGGTATCACGCCGGAGCAGTATCGGCAGCGGTTCTCGAGGCAGGGGGCTTAG
- a CDS encoding indolepyruvate ferredoxin oxidoreductase family protein — MSTLEQASPALRDYKLSDNLGARSGQVFLTGTQALVRLLLAQKALDERAGLKTAGFVSGYRGSPLGMVDQQLWKAKKFLDAAQINFLPAINEDLAATACLGVQRVALDPKRTVDGVFAMWYGKGPGVDRSGDALKHGNVYGTSTQGGVLVVCGDDHGCVSSSTPHQSDQALQAWSMPIVHPANVAEYLEFGLYGWALSRFSGAWVGFKAISEVVESGMTVDLDSVPLDFELPVDHVPPTNLHIRTVDLPSLELETRLAHKLDAVRAFAKLNSIDKHIVVSPRATLGIVTVGKAHYDFMEVLRRLDLDPNALAAAGVRVYKVGLVFPLETSRMAEFAQGLTDMLVIEEKGPVVERQIKELLYHLPDAQRPRVIGKTDEHGAAVLSALGELRPSRIMNTVADWLARLNPALDRRHLVVDFLTPCLLSNEADGVRRQPYFCSGCPHNTSTKLPEGSRALAGIGCHFMASWMERGTSGLIQMGAEGVDWAAHSRFTTEKHVFQNLGDGTYYHSGYLAIRQAIAAKTNITYKILYNDAVAMTGGQPVDGSTSVPQIARQVEAEGVKRLVVLSDEIGKYDGHHGLFPAGTTFHDRSELDQVQRELREIEGVTVLIYDQTCAAEKRRRRKKKEFYDPPKRIFINEAVCEGCGDCGQASNCLSVVPVETDWGRKRAIEQSSCNKDFSCVNGFCPSFVSVHGAQLKKRAGASYSPQDLARELAAIGSPAAWDWTGPFDLLVTGVGGTGVVTVGALVSMAAHLEGKQASVLDFMGFAQKGGSVLSFVRVAPTQDLLNQVRIDTQQADVLLACDMVVGASPDALGTVKPGRTVILANTHELPTAGFVRNPDASLHAGGLLAKMQHAVGGQAELLATVDAQAIAQQLMGDTMPSNIIMLGACWQRGLIPLSEAALMRAIELNGVAVEGNKTAFALGRLAIAAPEALRRLAGTPQGLVQVLNFDKLDGEDGLIARRAAFLSDYQDRAYAERYLRLVERVRKAEAELGEAGKAERLSKAVARYYAKLLAIKDEYEVARLYTDGKFEKAMKEQFENWDSLSFHMAPPLLSKPGPDGKAKKLELGSWTFKAFQVLAKLKGLRGGMLDLFGKTEERRMERQLIADYEALVDELLKHLSADKLELAVKLARLPETIRGYGHVKLANVVTVRAQWKDLLDRFHGRAAEPVAQVVAMPQRVKGVAEL, encoded by the coding sequence ATGTCCACCCTCGAGCAAGCCAGCCCCGCGCTGCGCGACTACAAGCTCTCCGACAACCTGGGCGCGCGCTCGGGCCAGGTCTTCCTCACCGGCACCCAGGCCCTGGTACGCCTGCTGCTGGCGCAAAAGGCACTGGACGAGCGCGCCGGGCTGAAGACGGCCGGTTTCGTCTCCGGCTACCGCGGCTCGCCGCTGGGCATGGTGGACCAGCAACTCTGGAAGGCCAAGAAGTTCCTAGACGCGGCGCAGATCAACTTCCTGCCCGCCATCAACGAAGACCTGGCCGCCACCGCCTGCCTGGGCGTGCAGCGCGTGGCGCTGGATCCCAAGCGCACCGTCGACGGCGTGTTTGCCATGTGGTACGGCAAGGGCCCGGGCGTGGACCGCTCGGGCGATGCGCTCAAGCATGGCAATGTCTATGGCACGTCCACCCAGGGTGGCGTGCTGGTGGTGTGCGGCGACGACCATGGCTGCGTCTCCTCCTCCACGCCGCACCAGAGCGACCAGGCCCTGCAGGCCTGGAGCATGCCCATCGTGCACCCTGCCAATGTGGCCGAGTACCTGGAGTTCGGCCTCTACGGCTGGGCGCTGAGCCGCTTCTCCGGCGCCTGGGTCGGCTTCAAGGCGATCTCCGAGGTGGTGGAGTCGGGCATGACGGTGGACCTGGACAGCGTGCCGCTGGACTTCGAGCTGCCGGTCGACCACGTGCCCCCCACCAACCTGCACATCCGCACGGTGGACCTGCCCTCGCTGGAGCTGGAGACCCGGCTGGCGCACAAGCTCGACGCGGTGCGCGCCTTCGCCAAGCTCAACAGCATCGACAAGCACATCGTGGTGAGCCCGCGCGCCACGCTGGGCATCGTCACCGTCGGCAAGGCGCATTACGACTTCATGGAGGTGCTGCGCCGCCTCGATCTGGACCCGAATGCGCTGGCCGCGGCCGGCGTGCGCGTCTACAAGGTGGGCCTGGTGTTTCCGCTGGAGACCAGCCGCATGGCCGAGTTCGCCCAGGGGCTCACCGACATGCTGGTGATCGAGGAGAAAGGCCCGGTGGTGGAGCGCCAGATCAAGGAGCTGCTTTACCACCTGCCCGACGCCCAGCGCCCGCGCGTGATCGGCAAGACCGATGAACATGGCGCCGCCGTGCTCTCGGCACTTGGCGAACTGCGCCCCTCGCGCATCATGAACACGGTGGCCGACTGGCTGGCCCGCCTGAATCCGGCGCTGGACCGCCGCCATCTGGTGGTGGACTTCCTCACCCCCTGCCTGCTCAGCAACGAGGCCGATGGCGTGCGCCGCCAGCCCTATTTCTGCTCGGGCTGCCCGCACAACACCTCCACCAAGCTGCCCGAGGGCTCGCGCGCCCTGGCCGGCATCGGCTGCCACTTCATGGCCAGCTGGATGGAGCGCGGCACCTCGGGCCTGATCCAGATGGGCGCCGAGGGCGTGGACTGGGCCGCGCACAGCCGCTTCACCACCGAGAAGCATGTGTTCCAGAACCTCGGCGACGGCACCTACTACCACAGCGGTTATCTGGCGATCCGCCAGGCCATCGCCGCCAAGACCAATATCACCTACAAGATCCTCTACAACGACGCCGTGGCAATGACCGGCGGCCAGCCGGTGGACGGCTCGACCAGCGTGCCGCAGATCGCGCGCCAGGTGGAGGCCGAGGGCGTGAAGCGCCTGGTGGTGCTCTCCGACGAGATTGGCAAGTACGACGGCCACCATGGTCTCTTCCCGGCCGGCACCACCTTCCACGACCGCAGCGAGCTCGACCAGGTGCAGCGCGAGCTGCGCGAGATCGAGGGCGTGACGGTGCTGATCTACGACCAGACCTGCGCCGCCGAGAAGCGCCGCCGGCGGAAGAAGAAGGAGTTCTACGACCCGCCCAAGCGCATCTTCATCAACGAGGCGGTGTGCGAGGGCTGCGGCGATTGCGGCCAGGCCAGCAACTGCCTCTCGGTGGTGCCGGTAGAGACCGACTGGGGCCGCAAGCGTGCCATCGAGCAGAGCTCGTGCAACAAGGATTTCTCCTGCGTCAACGGCTTCTGCCCCAGCTTCGTCTCGGTCCATGGTGCCCAGCTGAAGAAGCGCGCCGGCGCCAGCTACAGCCCGCAAGACCTGGCACGCGAACTCGCCGCCATCGGCAGCCCCGCGGCCTGGGACTGGACCGGCCCCTTCGACCTGCTGGTGACCGGCGTGGGCGGCACCGGCGTGGTGACGGTGGGCGCACTCGTCTCGATGGCGGCCCATCTGGAAGGCAAGCAGGCCTCGGTGCTGGACTTCATGGGCTTTGCGCAAAAGGGCGGCTCGGTGCTGTCCTTCGTGCGCGTGGCGCCGACGCAGGACCTGCTCAACCAGGTGCGCATCGACACCCAGCAGGCCGATGTGCTCTTGGCCTGCGATATGGTGGTGGGCGCCTCGCCCGACGCGCTGGGCACCGTCAAGCCCGGCCGCACCGTGATCCTGGCCAACACGCATGAGCTGCCCACGGCCGGCTTTGTGCGCAACCCCGATGCCAGCCTGCATGCCGGCGGCCTCTTGGCCAAGATGCAGCATGCGGTGGGCGGCCAGGCCGAGCTGCTCGCCACCGTGGATGCCCAGGCGATTGCCCAGCAGCTGATGGGCGACACCATGCCCAGCAACATCATCATGCTGGGAGCCTGCTGGCAGCGTGGCCTGATCCCCCTGAGCGAGGCCGCGCTGATGCGCGCCATCGAGCTCAATGGCGTGGCCGTGGAGGGCAACAAGACCGCCTTCGCGCTGGGCCGCCTGGCCATCGCCGCGCCCGAGGCCTTGCGTCGCCTGGCCGGCACACCGCAGGGCCTGGTGCAGGTGCTGAACTTCGACAAGCTCGACGGCGAGGACGGCCTGATCGCACGCCGCGCCGCCTTCCTCAGCGACTACCAGGACCGCGCCTATGCCGAGCGCTACCTGCGCCTGGTGGAACGCGTGCGCAAGGCCGAAGCCGAACTGGGCGAAGCCGGCAAGGCCGAACGCCTCAGCAAGGCGGTGGCACGCTACTACGCCAAGCTGCTGGCCATCAAGGACGAGTACGAGGTGGCGCGCCTCTACACCGATGGCAAGTTCGAGAAGGCGATGAAGGAACAGTTCGAGAACTGGGATTCGCTGTCCTTCCACATGGCCCCACCCCTGCTGTCAAAACCTGGCCCCGATGGCAAGGCCAAGAAGCTGGAACTGGGCAGCTGGACCTTCAAGGCCTTCCAGGTGCTGGCCAAGCTGAAGGGCTTGCGCGGCGGCATGCTGGACCTCTTCGGCAAGACCGAGGAGCGCCGCATGGAGCGCCAGCTGATTGCCGACTACGAGGCCCTGGTCGACGAACTGCTCAAGCACCTCAGCGCGGACAAGCTGGAGCTGGCCGTCAAGCTGGCCCGCCTGCCCGAGACCATCCGCGGCTACGGCCATGTCAAGCTGGCCAATGTGGTGACAGTGCGCGCGCAGTGGAAGGACCTGCTGGATCGCTTCCATGGCCGCGCGGCCGAACCGGTGGCGCAGGTGGTGGCGATGCCGCAGCGCGTGAAGGGCGTGGCGGAGCTCTAA
- a CDS encoding Lrp/AsnC family transcriptional regulator — protein MENERFDRATRLILEALQADGRQSTQQLADKVGLSATPVWRRIKELEESGVIRRHVALVDREKLGLSICVLANVSLVRHSEGAVEQFEQLVQSSREIIECHGITGEADYVIKVVVPDMKAYDQFLQSRIFKVPGVASVRSNVVLREVKYETALPVD, from the coding sequence ATGGAAAACGAACGTTTTGATCGGGCCACGCGCCTCATCCTTGAGGCCCTGCAGGCCGACGGGCGCCAGAGCACCCAGCAGCTGGCCGACAAGGTCGGCCTCTCGGCCACGCCGGTGTGGCGGCGCATCAAGGAGCTGGAAGAGAGCGGGGTGATCCGCCGCCACGTGGCCCTGGTGGACCGCGAGAAGCTGGGCCTGTCGATCTGCGTGCTGGCGAACGTGAGCCTGGTGCGGCACAGCGAGGGCGCGGTGGAGCAGTTCGAGCAGCTGGTGCAGAGCAGCCGCGAAATCATCGAATGCCACGGCATCACCGGCGAGGCCGACTATGTCATCAAGGTGGTGGTGCCCGATATGAAGGCCTACGACCAGTTTCTGCAGAGCCGCATCTTCAAGGTGCCGGGCGTGGCCAGCGTGCGCAGCAACGTGGTGTTGCGCGAGGTGAAGTACGAGACCGCCCTGCCGGTTGATTGA